A segment of the Pantoea trifolii genome:
CTCAACGCGTCTGTTACCATTGTAAAAGCGCAAGGCGACCATTACTCATTTTTAGAGCATGCGCCAGCTTTTAGTCGACAACCGCCAACCATTATTGAGTTATCAGTCGATCACTATGCGGTGCTTAAACAGCACGGCATCCATGAACTGGTTCACACCTTATTTACTACTCAACCGTGTAAGGAACAGGCGCATGCGTAACAGCGAATTTAAACTCGAATTTCAACCCGAAGTGAAGCAAGCACTTGAATCAGGACATCCCGTTGTTGCGCTGGAATCCAATGTGATTACCCACGGGCTTAATTATCCCGATAATATTGAAACGGCATTAAAGGTCGAGGCGGCTGTGCGGATAAGCGGCGCGATTCCTGCCACTATTGGTATCGATAACGGTAAAATTTTGGTGGGTATGGATTACCAACAAATAGAACGTTTCGCCACTCAAAAAAATATAGCCAAAGTCTCCAGTCGCGAGTTGCCGTTTATTCTGGCGACCGGTGCGATGGGAGCCACCAGCGTAGCGTCGTCGTTGGTGATTGCTGAATTAGCGGGCATTCCTTTCTTCTCCTCTGCCGGATTGGGCGGTGTTCATCGTGGTGCGGAAACATCAATGGATATTTCCGCCGATCTCATCCAGTTAACGCGTTCAAAAGTGACGGTAATCTGTGCCGGCGTTAAAAACATCCTTGATGTGGGTCTCACGTTGGAGTATCTCGAAACCCATTGTGTACCGCTTGTCAGCTGGCAAACCGATGAGTTTCCGGCGTTCTATTGCCGTAACAGCGGCTTTAAAAGTCCAGTGCGCCTGGATTCAGCACCGCAACTTGCGCGTGCGATTGAAATCAACCGGGCGCTGCCAGGGGCCGCCGGAATGGTGATTGCTACCCCAACCCTTGAAGAGGATGCCATCAACAGCGAGGAGGTTCAGCAAGCCATTGACAACGCTATCTCCCAGGCGAAGCTGCAGGGTATTAACGGTAATGGTGTAACGAAATTCATTATGAAAGCCGTGGAAGAGATGACGGCGGGGCGTTCAGCAGAAGCCAACAAAGCGGTACTAATCAATACGGCACGCGTGGCTGGCGAGATTGCCATGGCGCATTACACCTATTGCCGTAATCACTGACTATAAGGAGAACCCAAACGATGCCGCATCTCAATGTGAGCTTTCATCAAGGTCCAGAAGAGAGTCTCGATCTCGACGCGCTATCTCAGGCGCTGACTGAAATTATCACCGAAAAATTGGGTGTGAAAAGTCAGTATGTTTCGATGACGATTCAACCAGTCGCCAAACAACATTGGTCAGAACAGGTGTTGGAAAAATATATTAACCAACCCGGCTATCAGGTGATTAAGCCGGTGAGCTATTAAGCTGATTTAGCGCTCGCGCAAGCCTGGCGCAGTGATTCATGCGCCAGGCCAATCCTCTTTCCCTTCCCGAAAAGGTTGTAAAATGTGTGGCCGATCATAGATATTGATGCGGCTATCCGCAGCGTGTGGAATTAAAGGGAAGGGAGCAAGGTGAAAACGTCGGGAACCAATCTGGAACATGCACGGGCGCACAATCGCCGCGTGATCATTGAAGCCATTCGCCTGCATGGTGAACTGACCCGCGCCGAGCTGGCTCGTCTAACCGCGCTGACGCCGCAAACCGTGTCGAATATTGTGGCGGAGTTGGAGCAGGCCGAACTGCTCACCAGCCGTGCGCCGCGCAAGCAAGGACGCGGGCAACCGGCGATTCCGGTGACGCTTAATCCCGCCAGCGCCTTTTCGATCGGCATCCATCTTGATCACCAAACGCTGCTGATTGTGCTGGTGGATCTTACCGGTGAAATTCACTTCCGCCGCCTTATTCTGGTACAAAAGCCGCAACCGGATGCCACGTTAGCGCGCATCGCCGAGGTGCTCAGCGAGATCAAAACGCAGCTGGGCGATCGCTGGCAGAAAGTGCTGGGCATTGGCGTGGTGATGCCCGGTCCGTTTGGCGTTGAGGGCATCTCCTCGATGGGGCCAACCACGCTGCACGGCTGGGAACAGGTGAATATCGAAGCCAAACTTGCTGCGATGAGCGGCGTGCCAGTAACGCTGGAAAACGATGCCACGGTGGCGGCAATTGGCGAACGTTTTCATGGCGTGGCGCGACAGCTCAACTCGTTTGTCTATCTCTACATCGGCACCGGTTTGGGCGCGGGCATTATCATGGATGGCCATGTGTATAGCGGGCATGCGCATAACGCCGGTGAAGTGGGTCATGTGGTGGTGGAGCCGGGCGGACGCGAATGTTATTGCGGTAATCAGGGTTGTTTAGAACGCTATGTTTCATTGCAGGCGGCGTACGAGTTTTGCGGGCTCGATCCGATGACCGCTTTGCCGGAAGATTTGCTGGAAGTCGATCCGGCGCTGTTTGATAAATGGATCGATACCGTGTTAACGCCACTGCGTCAGGCGATTAACCTGCTGGAGTGCATCTTCGATGGTGAAAGCGTGATCATCGGCGGCATGATGCCGGCGGTGCTGCTGGATAAAATCATTCGTCGCCTGCCGCCGCTCTATCAATCGGTGCGCGGCCGCTACCTCACCGGAACACGCGTTAAAGTAGGTATGACCGGCAGCGATACTGCCGCGTTAGGTGCCGCCGCGCTGCCGATTTTCGACGAGTTTAATCCGCAGTTTCAGGTGCTGATGAAGTAACGGCCCGATCAGGCCGCTACCTTCACTGCCGTTTTCCGCTTCTCCTTCATCTTCCAACACAGCCACAGCGCAATAAACCACGCCGGTGAAGCAGCTAATGCAGCGAGCGTGTCGGGATCAAATATCATGATCACCACCGAGAACAGGAAGAAAATCAGTGTTCCCCAGGCCGTCACTTTGCCGCCGGGCATCTTGAATTTGGATTTCTGATGCAGATCCGGACGTTGTCTGCGGTATACAAGATATGAGACCAGAATCATGCCCCAACAATAGATCACCAGAATCGCGGCCAGCGTTGAAACGATGGTGAACAGCGTTGTCACATTCGGCACCAGGAACAGCAGCAAGGTGCCGCTTAGCATGCAGAAGCAGGAGAACAGCAGGCTGCGCAGCGGAATACGTGTGGTGCGCGACAAAATACGGAACTGCCAGTGCGCATGCTTCTCGACGGACAAGCCATATAACATGCGGGTGCTGGAGTAGACGCCGCTGTTGGCGGAAGACATTGCCGAGGTGAGCGCCACGAAGTTGATGATCGCCGCCGCCGCGGGCAATCCGGCTTTGGCAAACAGCGTCACGAATGGGCTGGTATCCGGCGACACGCCTTGCCATGACGTCACCGCGATGATCACCATCATCGAGAGCATGTAGAAAATCACAATCCGCAGCGGCAGAGAGTTAATTGCACGCGGCAGAATTTTCTCGGGATCGCGGGTTTCTGCCGTCATGGTGCCGAGCAGCTCAATGCCGGTGTAAGAGAAAATCGCGATTTGGAAACCAGCAAGAAAACCGGTGATGCCATGCGGCATAAACACGGCGGGATCGGTGAGGTTATGCACTGAAGCTTTAACGCCATCCGGCGAGGTCCAGCCGCTAAACACCATCCATCCGCCGGTGATAATCAGCGCGATGATGGTAATCACTTTGATCAGCGCAAACCAGAATTCAGCTTCACCAAAAGCCTTCACCGACAACATGTTAAACAGACACAGAATGCCGAGGGTGAACAACGCGGGTATCCACGCTGACATTTCCGGGAACCAATATTGCATATACGCGCCACACACCACCACATCCGCAATACAGGTCACCACCCAACTTAGCCAGTACGACCATCCCAGAAAGAAGCTGGCTTTCGGCCCAAGATAATCACCAACAAAATCGGCAAATGAGCGATAGTCGAGCCGGCTAAGCAGCACTTCGCCCATCGCCCGCATCACCATATAGCTGAAGAAGCCGACCAGAATATAGATGATTAATATCGAGGTTCCGGCCACCGCAATATTACGTCCCGCGCCCATAAACAGCCCGGTACCGATCGATCCGCCCAGCGCGATCATCTGAATATGACGTTCGCTCAGTCCTCGCTGCAGTTTTTGCGAGGCGTCGTGAGTCCGAGCAGGCTGAATCTGCTCTTGTGTAGGTTTGTTAGACACACTGATTCCTTCAGTCTGGCAAAAAGACACATGACGATGCCTGCCCGCAAGCATCAATGGCAAATAAGGAGTTGAACCTTAAAGAGACACGCTTAAATAGATGAAAGAAAAACGAAATTAATGAAACGCTAATTCATGATGGAGGTTTCCGGCTAGGTTTTACTCATCGTGGTGGCGTGAGTTAACAAAGTCAATGCGGAAAAATAACAGTTTATTCACTTTTTGATAGCCATCAAAGAACTGAAAAATAGGAATAAAATCCAATTTTATGCAATTTAGTGAATAGTATTCGCATAAATATGCGTCATATGAGGGGCTTTTTTAATGCTTAGTTATTCACTCTTTCACGAATTTTTGTATCTAAAAAGTTAAATCCTCCTTATTCAACGCAACCCGCTTTTCTTAAAAGGTGTTAAATTACTTTCCGTCTAGTGCAATGCATCACCTTTCCACGTCTTTTCAATATAAATAACTCTGAACCTACAGGCTTCTCATGGAAAAGTTATCTTACGCTTCTGAAAGCAGTACATCTCCCTGGACTACCTACCTGAGCCAAATTGACCGCGTTGCGCCTCATCTTGGTGAATTGTCTCGCTGGATCGAAACCCTGCGTCATCCCAAAAGAACGCTGATTGTCGACATCCCGGTGCAGATGGATGACGGCTCGATTCGCCACTTTGAGGGCTATCGCGTACAGCACAATCTCTCGCGCGGACCGGGCAAAGGGGGCGTACGTTACCATCCTGCAGTTGACCTGAATGAAGTGATGGCGCTGTCAGCCTGGATGACCATCAAATGTGCGGCGGTTAACCTGCCTTATGGCGGCGCAAAAGGCGGTATTCGCGTCGATCCGCACTCGCTGTCTGAAGGTGAACTGGAGCGCTTAACCCGCCGCTACACCAGTGAAATCGGCTTGATTATTGGTCCGCAGAAAGATATTCCCGCACCCGACGTCGGCACCAATGGCAAAGTCATGGCCTGGATGATGGATACCTACTCGATGAACCACGGCACCACCATTACCGGCGTTGTCACCGGTAAACCGATTCATCTTGGCGGCTCGTTAGGCCGTGAGAAAGCCACGGGCCGTGGCGTATTTATAACCGGTCGTGAAGTGGCAAAACGCTCCAACATTACCATTGAAGGCGCACGCGTGGCGTTGCAGGGCTTTGGTAATGTAGGTAGCGAAGCAGCGCGGCTGTTCGCCGAAGCCGGTGCGCGCGTGGTCGTGATTCAGGATCACACCGCAACCTTACTCAACGAAGGCGGCATCGATTTAGCCGCGCTGACTGCGTGGCAAATC
Coding sequences within it:
- a CDS encoding pseudouridine-5'-phosphate glycosidase, with protein sequence MRNSEFKLEFQPEVKQALESGHPVVALESNVITHGLNYPDNIETALKVEAAVRISGAIPATIGIDNGKILVGMDYQQIERFATQKNIAKVSSRELPFILATGAMGATSVASSLVIAELAGIPFFSSAGLGGVHRGAETSMDISADLIQLTRSKVTVICAGVKNILDVGLTLEYLETHCVPLVSWQTDEFPAFYCRNSGFKSPVRLDSAPQLARAIEINRALPGAAGMVIATPTLEEDAINSEEVQQAIDNAISQAKLQGINGNGVTKFIMKAVEEMTAGRSAEANKAVLINTARVAGEIAMAHYTYCRNH
- a CDS encoding tautomerase family protein — its product is MPHLNVSFHQGPEESLDLDALSQALTEIITEKLGVKSQYVSMTIQPVAKQHWSEQVLEKYINQPGYQVIKPVSY
- a CDS encoding ROK family transcriptional regulator — encoded protein: MKTSGTNLEHARAHNRRVIIEAIRLHGELTRAELARLTALTPQTVSNIVAELEQAELLTSRAPRKQGRGQPAIPVTLNPASAFSIGIHLDHQTLLIVLVDLTGEIHFRRLILVQKPQPDATLARIAEVLSEIKTQLGDRWQKVLGIGVVMPGPFGVEGISSMGPTTLHGWEQVNIEAKLAAMSGVPVTLENDATVAAIGERFHGVARQLNSFVYLYIGTGLGAGIIMDGHVYSGHAHNAGEVGHVVVEPGGRECYCGNQGCLERYVSLQAAYEFCGLDPMTALPEDLLEVDPALFDKWIDTVLTPLRQAINLLECIFDGESVIIGGMMPAVLLDKIIRRLPPLYQSVRGRYLTGTRVKVGMTGSDTAALGAAALPIFDEFNPQFQVLMK
- a CDS encoding amino acid permease is translated as MSNKPTQEQIQPARTHDASQKLQRGLSERHIQMIALGGSIGTGLFMGAGRNIAVAGTSILIIYILVGFFSYMVMRAMGEVLLSRLDYRSFADFVGDYLGPKASFFLGWSYWLSWVVTCIADVVVCGAYMQYWFPEMSAWIPALFTLGILCLFNMLSVKAFGEAEFWFALIKVITIIALIITGGWMVFSGWTSPDGVKASVHNLTDPAVFMPHGITGFLAGFQIAIFSYTGIELLGTMTAETRDPEKILPRAINSLPLRIVIFYMLSMMVIIAVTSWQGVSPDTSPFVTLFAKAGLPAAAAIINFVALTSAMSSANSGVYSSTRMLYGLSVEKHAHWQFRILSRTTRIPLRSLLFSCFCMLSGTLLLFLVPNVTTLFTIVSTLAAILVIYCWGMILVSYLVYRRQRPDLHQKSKFKMPGGKVTAWGTLIFFLFSVVIMIFDPDTLAALAASPAWFIALWLCWKMKEKRKTAVKVAA
- a CDS encoding Glu/Leu/Phe/Val family dehydrogenase, producing MEKLSYASESSTSPWTTYLSQIDRVAPHLGELSRWIETLRHPKRTLIVDIPVQMDDGSIRHFEGYRVQHNLSRGPGKGGVRYHPAVDLNEVMALSAWMTIKCAAVNLPYGGAKGGIRVDPHSLSEGELERLTRRYTSEIGLIIGPQKDIPAPDVGTNGKVMAWMMDTYSMNHGTTITGVVTGKPIHLGGSLGREKATGRGVFITGREVAKRSNITIEGARVALQGFGNVGSEAARLFAEAGARVVVIQDHTATLLNEGGIDLAALTAWQIEHKQIAGFPGAREIDREQFWTTAMDILIPAALEGQITRERAEIISAKLVLEGANGPTYPDADDMLASRGVQVVPDVICNAGGVTVSYFEWVQDMASFFWSEDEINQRMDRIMTEAMVHVWDKAAEKRCSLRTAAYIVACERILLARKDRGIYPG